One genomic window of Daphnia pulex isolate KAP4 chromosome 10, ASM2113471v1 includes the following:
- the LOC124204137 gene encoding ubiquinone biosynthesis protein COQ9, mitochondrial-like isoform X2 — translation MASVLATRFLRNTRGLTGNVLFRWTPASCYQSTDTFTDDVDPKETQRLKDEETVYETEIRHKILDAALGYVDISGWSKQALAEGAESLGYPGVAHGLFPKGGVELVHHFYQQSNERLASELPADIQEAQLDPLKAKDDLKILRLAVEKRLRMNAEHVFTGKWTEAMGLMALPTNAPSSLKLLAHLVDDMWHHAGDTSPDFSWYTKRAVLAAVYKSTELSMMQDKSEDFRSTWEFLDRRIEDMEKLRDCSKMFEETSLVLTGLLKKARNVMGG, via the exons GCGGTCTTACAGGGAACGTGCTCTTCCGATGGACTCCGGCCAGTTGTTACCAATCCACTGATACCTTTACAGATGATGTGGATCCCAAAGAAACTCAACGTCTCAAAGACGAGGAAACTGTATACGAGACCGAAATTAGGCACAAAATCTTAGACGCTGCCTTAGGTTACGTCGACATAAGCGGATGGAGCAAGCAAGCATTGGCCGAAG GAGCTGAAAGCTTAGGCTATCCCGGTGTCGCTCACGGACTCTTCCCGAAAGGTGGAGTTGAATTAGTTCATCATTTCTATCAGCAGTCGAACGAACGTTTGGCTTCCGAGCTCCCGGCTGACATTCAGGAGGCTCAACTCGATCCTCtaaa ggCGAAGGACGATCTTAAGATATTACGACTGGCTGTTGAGAAGCGATTGAGGATGAATGCGGAGCACGTATTCACTGGGAAATGGACGGAAGCGATGGGTTTGATGGCTCTGCCCACCAATGCTCCATCTTCTTTGAAATTGCTTGCTCATCTCGTTGACGATATGTGGCACCATGCCGGAGACACTTCGCCGGAT TTTTCATGGTACACTAAAAGAGCCGTGCTAGCTGCCGTTTACAAATCTACTGAGCTGAGCATGATGCAGGATAAAAGTGAAGACTTTCGAAGCACCTGGGAGTTTCTCGATCGTCGAATTGAAGAT ATGGAAAAATTACGTGATTGTTCCAAAATGTTCGAAGAAACTTCACTCGTCTTGACAGGGCTCCTCAAAAAA